The genomic DNA TGAACAAATACATTGTAACGTGTTTGTTAATTTTCGACCGTCGAGGTCTCAAATTACCCCGCTTTCCTCCCCCACCTGTTCCGAGGTGGGGGAGTCCCACGGATACTTTGTTGAAGTTTTTTGATAACAACTGCTAGCTTAGCCATGTCTTTACCACGAGCTTTAGCAGCTTTTACATCTTTCTTGAATTGACTGGTGATTTTTTGCTCACGCACTGGCTAGTCTTTGGTAACCACTAAAGGCTTTCCAAAAAAACGTCAATATCATCAACAGTCTCCAAGCGCTCAGGATTTTCTGCCTCTGTGATCGCAGCCAAGGTGGTCTCATTTGGAATTTCCACTGCAAAAGGCAAACCTCGACGGAGTATCACCTGTTGATAGAACATACGGATCGCCTCGGTTGACGTAATCCCCAACTCAGAAAAAATCTCCTCTGCCCTTGCTTTGAGGTTTGGGCTCATTCTTGCTTGAACTTTTGTTGTTTGAGTTTTCATAGGTAAACCCTCCTGCTAGAGCCCCCGCGCCTTTGGCGCAGGTGTGCTGAAGATAAAGCTCAATATACTGTGCTTTGTATTCCATTTGTATCACAAATTAGCACAAAGGCGCAAGCGTGATCGCCTCTTGACTTTGATAAGGTTTGTGGGGGAAATCAACATATCCTCATGCCTACAATCTAACATTCGCTTGCACTCGGACGCTCAGGTCTATAGAATGGCTGTGGGATCTTCTAAATCTCTTTCGCGCCGGTGAAGCCAGGCCGTTAGAAGTCAGATCAGTTGGAAAATAGTAAAATCTGAATTATCATCAGACCCAACAATGCAGTGCAGCGGACAGAGGCGCGATCGCGTGAGTTTTTTTATTGGCAGAAGATGCGCGATCGCTGATAGGCCGATCCATCACCAACAATGGGTAAAGCAGTAATTTCTACCGATTGAGTTTGCTGAGACAACGCCTCAATGATCCTAACGGCAATAACATCTTCACCATGACCATTGCTGAGACAGAGTAATTTCAAAATTTGATCGTTGCTTTTAGATAAATGTTCTTCTCTAAACTACCATTCCGCTTAAAAACGAGTTATCCCGCTTCTGTCACTTTCCGTAAACCAGACGCTGTAAGGCTTATGAACACTGGATTCTTCAATTTGGCTAGTAGAAAATATTTTATATTAATAATTATCAGCGCGATCGCGCAATTAGAAAAGGCTTCAGAAAATTAAATTGATTTTTCTATTCGGAGACTGACAAAAGCGGGTTATAGCGCTACGGATTAACATTAGGACATAAGTTATGGTTTTAAGAACTGATACTATCACACGACCACCGAAACAAAATGTCCTAACCTCGTTGCGTACTGCTATATGCTTTTGTTCACGAGTGAATTAGGATTGCTATATTAGTTATTTTCTTAGAGTGCTTCCTCTCTGTAATGGTGAATAATTTTTTACTTTTTTGGAGTCTTCAAACCTGTTTGAGAAAATTCTGTTACCGAGCTTTTAACTATTTTTCGGTCTCTCACTTTTGTGTACTTACTCTGCTGGGATTAATCGGATTAATTAACGCTTCTCCCGTTTTTGCCTCCTTCCTGGTTAATCCCGATTTTAGAAATGATGTCATTGCCCTTCAAGAAAAAATGAGCGTGGGTTTAGAGCAATCAACTGTTTTATCCCAAAACAAATCTCAAATTGTTAACTATCCCCCTTTATATCAACCTCAGGCACGTCAGGAAATTGAGTTATCACCAGGGTTTCATGACTATCGTCGAACTTTAGCTGTCAATTTAGGGTTACCCCGACATCCCGACCTAGTGAGAGTCACTCCCCAACTTGGACAGTATCTGTTGAAAGATGGGCGAGTTATTGTCCGAACAGTAGTAGATACTCCTGAAACCGATTTATGGATTACAGGGGACTTTAATGACTGGGATTACCCTGATGAGCGCTACAAATTGCAGGTAGATCCAGATAATCCCTATATCCGCACCATTATTTTGCCTGCATCTTCCCAGCCAGAAGGCTATCATTTACAATACTATACCTTAGTCCGTGAAACCAAGGATGGGGAAGTGTATCTAGTAACAGATCCTGCATCTAATTTGATCTCTTCCCCTGTGTTCTACCACCGGTTTATTGCGGGTACTGCTCGAGAAAATTCTCTGCGTCCTCTAGGAGAGAAGCAAATCAATCCCTTATCGGTATTTTGGTTTCCTCCTGAGGAGCAACATCAAAGAGAAGTGGATTCAACAGAGCTCCCTTATCGAACCAACATCGGAGAAACTGCTTATATCGCTCTCACCACCGATCTAACTACCTATATCTCTCAATTTGTTTGCCAGAATCCAGACTCTATCTTCTATGGCAGTTTAGGCAGAGAACATATCAATGAAACCTATCGTTTTGCCACTGAGTGCAACGTACCTCGGCATATTCGCCAAGAAGGCTACAATGCCGTTCAGTTTTATCCAAACATTGCAAATCAAACCCATGCCGACCAGCGACGACCTGAGGACAAAGTAGTTGATTGGCGATTCTGGTATCTAGTACGCCAATATATGACGACTGGTCAGTCTGATCAAGGAACTCCCAGTGAATATCGCCAAATGCTACGAGCTTTTAATCAAGCTGGCTTGAGTCTTGTGGTGGATTTTGTTTTTGCCCATAATGCCCAACCCTATGCCAATGGAGAGTTTTATCCGGAAGTACGCATGGGATTATCAGGGCAAGGTTTTTTATCCGATCGCGGTACTGAGTGGGGAACGTTACGCCCAAAATTTAATAATCCTGGCTTTCGTCTCTTGATCCAAGAAGCCTTAATCAAATTTTTCTACGAAGGCTATGAAGGCGTGCGGATTGATAATGTGGATGGGCTCAGTTGGGAACCCGGAGGAGAAAGTCTTTTGCGAGATTTGGCTTGGGAGATGATGTTGCGGGATCCTAGTTTTCAAATTATTGGTGAGATGTATTCTATGTTTGATGACCGCGTGATTTCTGCTGCCCATCCTTTAAGCGTTGGCAAAAGCGGATCTGGATTAACCGTGGGATATACTGATGACTTTAATGCACGCCTGTCCAAAATTATTCGTAAAAATCCAGACGAGTATTCCTTATTTCAAATCTCTAAGTACTTGCGTAACCCTTGGCGTTGGTTTGATGTCCACGGCTGGCGGCCGGATGATATTAATAATATTCGAGATTACGATGATATCCACGGTCAATATCCCGTTGAGAAATTAGCGACAGGTTGGGAACACTCAGAAGGCAAACTCATGGCATTTACTGCTCTCAAGCTGAGTGCCGGCAGCTATTATATTGATTCGGCACAGGTTTTTACCTTGCAGAGGGGTAACTTAGCCACGAACGGGGCTGTGGTT from Cyanobacteria bacterium GSL.Bin1 includes the following:
- a CDS encoding type II toxin-antitoxin system RelB/DinJ family antitoxin translates to MKTQTTKVQARMSPNLKARAEEIFSELGITSTEAIRMFYQQVILRRGLPFAVEIPNETTLAAITEAENPERLETVDDIDVFLESL